One window of the Benincasa hispida cultivar B227 chromosome 3, ASM972705v1, whole genome shotgun sequence genome contains the following:
- the LOC120073117 gene encoding pectinesterase — MATHQPLLQPPKTSRSKTIPTILCFAAVLCSAIFITNKFIKSNSSENDLSFLHNLCHKAYNPSSCIEMAASEFPFPREIKTTNRGHFLQSFLRKSIPKVINTIDRAKDLSQRINNPRGEAALADCVELMEISNSRIIDSVSALKNRTSGSIENAHTWLSSVLTNHITCWDEVENSVSRAAAMDLGLEELIMRGRNSLGMFVSIWESEIENMGELEKRVNGYPSWLKKGDRRLLGVPGKEMEANIVVAKDGSGNFMTVTEAVESVPDKSKNRIVIYVKKGIYKEKVEVGKKKKNVMIVGDGMDSTIITGSLNVVDGSTTFKSATVAAVGDGFIAQDIWFQNTAGPEKHQAVALRVGADQSVINRCRIDAYQDTLYTHSNRQFYRDSTITGTVDFIFGNAAVVLQNCKIEPRRPMSNQANMVTAQGRMDPNQNTGSSIQKCEIVASSDLEPVKQSIKTYLGRPWKEYSRTVVMQSTIGDLIQPAGWAEWNGDFALKTLYYGEYSNNGPGSDVSKRVKWAGYHVITSPSEAQKFTVDSLIQGGEWLGPSGATFIPGL, encoded by the exons ATGGCTACCCATCAGCCACTTCTTCAACCCCCCAAAACTTCCCGCTCCAAAACCATCCCCACAATCCTCTGTTTTGCTGCAGTTTTGTGCTCAGCCATTTTCATTACCAACAAATTCATCAAATCAAACTCATCTGAAAATGATCTCTCCTTCCTTCACAACCTATGCCACAAGGCATACAACCCATCATCCTGCATTGAAATGGCCGCCTCAGAATTTCCCTTTCCTCGAGAAATCAAAACCACGAACAGGGGTCATTTCTTACAATCTTTCCTGAGGAAATCCATTCCTAAAGTAATTAACACAATCGACAGAGCCAAAGATCTCAGCCAGAGAATCAATAACCCACGCGGTGAAGCAGCTTTGGCCGATTGTGTCGAGCTTATGGAGATCTCAAACAGCCGAATCATAGACTCTGTTTCGGCTTTGAAGAACAGGACGAGCGGCTCAATCGAAAATGCTCACACATGGCTGAGTAGCGTGCTGACGAACCACATCACGTGCTGGGATGAGGTCGAGAATTCAGTATCCAGAGCGGCGGCCATGGATTTAGGGCTCGAAGAGTTGATTATGAGAGGGAGAAATTCGTTGGGGATGTTTGTTTCGATTTGGGAATCGGAAATTGAAAATATGGGGGAGTTGGAGAAAAGGGTAAATGGGTATCCGAGTTGGTTGAAGAAAGGAGATCGGAGACTGTTGGGGGTTCCGGGGAAAGAAATGGAAGCGAATATCGTGGTGGCGAAGGATGGGAGTGGGAATTTCATGACGGTGACTGAGGCGGTTGAATCAGTTCCAGATAAAAGCAAGAACAGAATTGTTATATATGTGAAGAAGGGTATCTATAAGGAAAAAGTGGAAGtgggaaagaagaaaaagaatgtgATGATCGTTGGAGATGGAATGGATTCCACCATTATCACCGGTAGCCTCAACGTCGTTGATGGAtcaacaactttcaaatctgcAACGGTAG CTGCGGTGGGAGATGGGTTTATAGCCCAAGACATTTGGTTCCAGAACACCGCCGGACCGGAAAAGCACCAAGCGGTGGCACTTCGGGTCGGAGCAGATCAATCCGTCATAAACCGGTGTCGTATCGACGCTTATCAAGACACTCTCTACACACATTCCAACCGTCAATTCTACCGAGATTCCACCATCACCGGCACTGTCGACTTCATATTCGGCAACGCCGCCGTCGTGTTACAGAACTGTAAAATAGAGCCTCGACGGCCGATGAGCAACCAGGCCAACATGGTGACGGCGCAAGGCCGAATGGACCCAAATCAGAACACGGGAAGTTCGATCCAGAAATGTGAAATTGTGGCAAGCTCAGATCTGGAGCCCGTTAAGCAATCGATTAAGACATATTTGGGGCGGCCATGGAAGGAGTATTCGAGGACCGTCGTCATGCAGTCGACAATTGGCGATCTTATTCAACCAGCGGGCTGGGCCGAATGGAATGGGGACTTTGCATTGAAGACGCTCTATTACGGTGAGTATTCCAATAATGGGCCGGGCTCTGATGTTAGCAAGCGAGTGAAGTGGGCCGGTTACCATGTCATAACGAGCCCATCTGAGGCCCAAAAATTCACGGTGGATTCGCTTATACAAGGAGGTGAATGGCTGGGCCCCTCAGGAGCCACTTTTATCCCAGGGCTGTGA
- the LOC120073446 gene encoding CRIB domain-containing protein RIC10-like, which produces MSSKMKGIYKSFKYITQIFVVKDREIEIGYPTDVKHVAHIGLDSSSLSASAPSWMNEFKAGDVSERRDSSSTAVTALTHWSTHSQEFDLSIGYQSASDMSLELPKKPKKKKSCKNTTSSSSKTTKSKPTCNNPVEPIPNYQI; this is translated from the exons ATGTCTTCCAAAATGAAAGGAATTTACAAAAGTTTCAAATACATCACTCAAATTTTCG TGGTGAAAGATCGTGAGATAGAAATCGGATATCCGACCGATGTGAAGCATGTAGCTCATATCGGGTTGGATAGTTCATCTCTATCCGCTTCGGCTCCTAGTTGG ATGAATGAATTTAAAGCTGGTGACGTGAGTGAACGAAGGGATTCGAGTTCAACCGCAGTAACTGCTCTTACTCATTGGTCCACTCATTCACAag AATTTGATCTTTCCATAGGTTACCAATCGGCATCCGACATGTCGTTGGAGCTTCCGAAgaaaccaaagaaaaaaaagagctGCAAGAATACGACGTCGTCGTCATCAAAAACAACGAAGTCAAAACCTACCTGTAATAATCCAGTGGAGCCGATCCCAAATTATCAAATTTAG